In Candidatus Desulfofervidus auxilii, the following proteins share a genomic window:
- the rpsJ gene encoding 30S ribosomal protein S10 yields MIENQRIRIKLKAFDHRLLDQAVMQIVETAKRTGAKVVGPIPLPTKISRWTVLRSPHIDKKSREQFEIRTHKRLIDIVEPTHQTIDALMNLELASGVDVEIKL; encoded by the coding sequence ATGATTGAAAATCAAAGGATACGTATAAAATTAAAAGCATTTGATCATAGATTATTGGATCAAGCTGTTATGCAAATTGTAGAAACAGCAAAGAGAACTGGGGCTAAAGTAGTAGGTCCTATTCCTTTGCCAACAAAGATCAGTCGTTGGACTGTATTGAGATCTCCACATATAGATAAAAAATCACGAGAGCAGTTTGAAATAAGGACACATAAACGGTTAATCGATATTGTAGAACCCACTCATCAAACAATTGATGCTTTGATGAATTTAGAATTAGCATCTGGAGTAGATGTAGAAATCAAATTATAA
- the rplC gene encoding 50S ribosomal protein L3: MIGGILGKKIGMTRVFTKDGQVVPVTVLQAGPCTVVQKKTIEKDGYTAVQLGFLEKKKKRVSKPLLGHFAKAGTPCFYYLREIRVEDVSDIKVGQRVTVEEFQPGDLVNITGTSKGRGFAGVIKRHGFKRGPETHGSRNQRGPKSIGCCEFPGRVIKGKRMPGHMGNVRVTIKNLEIIDVRPEHNLLLVKGAVPGSRNSLVIIKKVGAKS, translated from the coding sequence ATGATAGGTGGTATATTAGGAAAAAAGATAGGAATGACTCGTGTTTTTACTAAAGATGGTCAAGTAGTGCCTGTAACAGTATTACAAGCAGGCCCATGTACTGTTGTTCAAAAGAAAACAATAGAAAAGGATGGTTATACTGCTGTTCAACTTGGTTTTTTAGAAAAGAAAAAAAAGCGAGTATCAAAACCACTTTTAGGACATTTTGCTAAAGCAGGTACTCCCTGCTTTTATTATTTACGTGAAATTAGAGTAGAAGATGTAAGTGATATTAAAGTAGGTCAAAGGGTAACAGTGGAAGAATTCCAACCTGGTGATTTAGTAAATATTACTGGAACTAGTAAAGGAAGGGGATTTGCTGGTGTTATTAAAAGACATGGTTTTAAAAGAGGACCAGAAACACATGGTAGCAGAAATCAACGTGGTCCAAAATCTATTGGATGTTGCGAGTTTCCAGGCAGAGTTATTAAAGGTAAGAGAATGCCTGGTCATATGGGAAATGTACGTGTAACTATTAAGAACTTAGAGATTATTGATGTTCGTCCTGAACACAATTTGCTTTTAGTAAAAGGAGCTGTGCCAGGTAGTCGTAATAGTCTAGTAATTATTAAGAAAGTGGGGGCAAAGAGTTAA
- the rplD gene encoding 50S ribosomal protein L4 codes for MPEVPLYNQQGQEIGKIELAENIFNVPIKPYLIYEVVKWQLACRRAGTASTKTRGEVRGGGRKPWRQKGTGRARQGSIRAPHWVGGGVVFGPKPRDYSYCLPKKVRRQALKIALTSKLKSNYLKVVDNIVLEEIKTKKFLEIMRNLNIDGALIVTNGKEEALKLASRNVKAFLVLPVEGLNVYDILRYKHLVLLQNAIPKIEERLNK; via the coding sequence ATGCCAGAAGTACCTCTTTATAATCAGCAAGGACAGGAGATAGGAAAAATTGAATTGGCGGAAAATATATTTAATGTACCAATAAAACCATATTTGATTTATGAAGTAGTAAAATGGCAGCTTGCATGTCGTAGAGCTGGTACTGCTTCTACAAAAACAAGAGGTGAAGTAAGAGGTGGAGGGAGAAAACCTTGGCGTCAAAAAGGTACTGGCAGAGCAAGACAAGGCAGTATTCGTGCACCTCATTGGGTAGGAGGAGGAGTAGTATTTGGCCCTAAACCTAGAGATTATTCTTATTGTTTACCTAAAAAAGTAAGGAGACAAGCATTAAAAATTGCACTTACTTCAAAACTTAAAAGCAATTACTTAAAAGTTGTAGATAATATTGTTTTAGAGGAAATTAAAACAAAAAAATTTTTAGAAATAATGCGTAATTTAAATATTGACGGTGCACTGATTGTTACTAATGGAAAGGAAGAAGCTCTTAAATTAGCTTCACGTAATGTAAAGGCATTTTTAGTATTACCAGTAGAAGGGTTAAATGTTTATGATATTTTACGTTATAAACACCTTGTACTTTTGCAAAATGCTATACCTAAAATTGAGGAGCGGTTAAACAAATGA
- the rplW gene encoding 50S ribosomal protein L23, protein MKDIYQIIKRPIITEKSTTMKETMNKVAFEVDPRANKHEIKEAVEKLFNVKVLKVHTIKIKGKKKRLGRWEGKKKDIKKAIVTLRPGDRIEFFEGV, encoded by the coding sequence ATGAAGGATATTTATCAAATAATAAAAAGACCAATAATTACTGAAAAAAGTACTACTATGAAAGAAACAATGAATAAGGTGGCGTTTGAAGTAGACCCAAGGGCAAATAAACATGAAATAAAAGAGGCAGTTGAAAAACTTTTTAATGTAAAAGTATTAAAAGTACACACTATTAAAATAAAAGGAAAAAAGAAAAGACTTGGTCGTTGGGAGGGAAAGAAAAAAGATATAAAAAAAGCAATTGTTACTTTACGACCTGGTGATCGAATAGAATTTTTTGAAGGAGTTTAA
- the rplB gene encoding 50S ribosomal protein L2 yields MPIRKCKPTSPGRRFQTYSTFEEITKTEPEKSLVVPLKRHAGRNVYGRITCRHKGGGHKRLYRIIDFKRDKDGIPAKVAAIEYDPNRSARIALLHYADGEKRYILAPVGLSVGDTVISGENVDIKPGNCLPLKNIPVGTIVHNVELRPGKGGQIARSAGAYAQILAKEEPYAHLRLPSGEVRLIRLECRATIGQVGNLDHMHINIGKAGRSRWLGIRPTVRGVAMNPVDHPLGGGEGRSSGGRHPCTPWGKPTKGYKTRGKKPSDKYIIKRRK; encoded by the coding sequence ATGCCTATTCGTAAGTGTAAACCTACTTCTCCTGGAAGGCGTTTTCAAACATATTCGACATTTGAAGAAATTACAAAGACTGAACCAGAAAAAAGTCTAGTTGTACCTTTAAAAAGACATGCTGGTCGAAATGTCTACGGTCGTATTACATGCAGACATAAGGGAGGTGGTCATAAGAGGCTTTATCGCATTATTGATTTTAAAAGGGATAAAGATGGTATACCAGCTAAAGTAGCAGCTATAGAATATGACCCTAACCGTTCAGCAAGAATTGCCTTGCTTCATTATGCAGATGGAGAAAAAAGATATATTTTAGCACCAGTTGGTTTATCTGTAGGTGATACGGTAATTTCAGGAGAAAATGTAGATATAAAACCTGGCAATTGTTTACCTTTAAAAAATATTCCTGTAGGTACAATTGTCCATAATGTAGAATTAAGACCAGGAAAGGGAGGACAAATTGCTAGAAGCGCAGGTGCTTATGCACAAATACTTGCTAAAGAGGAACCTTATGCCCATTTACGTTTACCTTCTGGTGAAGTAAGACTTATACGACTTGAATGTCGAGCTACAATCGGCCAAGTTGGTAATCTTGATCATATGCATATAAATATTGGTAAGGCAGGACGTTCACGTTGGTTGGGAATTAGACCTACTGTAAGAGGAGTAGCTATGAATCCTGTTGATCATCCTTTAGGTGGAGGTGAAGGCAGATCTTCTGGTGGAAGGCATCCTTGTACACCATGGGGTAAACCGACAAAAGGTTATAAAACTAGAGGGAAAAAACCTAGTGATAAATATATTATTAAAAGAAGAAAATAG
- the rpsS gene encoding 30S ribosomal protein S19, giving the protein MGRSKKKGPYVDPKLLKKVLKLKESGEKKVIKTWSRRSTIIPEFVGFTFAVHNGRKFIPVYVTENMVGHKLGEFAPTRVFYGHAGDKKGRVKGKK; this is encoded by the coding sequence TTGGGACGCTCAAAGAAAAAAGGGCCATATGTTGACCCAAAGTTGTTAAAAAAAGTGTTAAAATTAAAAGAAAGTGGAGAAAAAAAGGTTATTAAAACTTGGTCTAGACGTTCAACAATTATTCCCGAATTTGTTGGATTTACTTTTGCTGTCCATAATGGACGAAAATTCATACCTGTTTATGTTACAGAGAATATGGTAGGGCATAAATTAGGAGAGTTTGCTCCTACGCGTGTATTTTATGGCCATGCTGGTGATAAAAAAGGTAGAGTAAAGGGGAAAAAGTAA
- the rplV gene encoding 50S ribosomal protein L22 → MEAKAVARYVRIAPRKVRLVIDLVRGKKVDEALAILQFTPKRASRVVMKLIKSAVANAEQNPDVDIDNLYIKRIYADEGPTLKRIRPRAFGRAYLIRKRTSHITVILDELT, encoded by the coding sequence ATGGAGGCAAAAGCAGTTGCAAGATATGTAAGGATTGCACCGCGTAAAGTAAGATTAGTAATAGATTTAGTGAGGGGGAAAAAAGTAGATGAGGCTTTGGCTATCTTGCAATTTACACCAAAAAGGGCATCGCGTGTAGTAATGAAGTTAATTAAATCAGCAGTAGCTAATGCTGAACAGAATCCAGATGTTGATATAGATAATTTATACATAAAACGCATTTATGCTGATGAAGGCCCAACATTAAAAAGGATTAGACCAAGAGCATTTGGGCGAGCTTATTTAATTAGAAAAAGAACTAGCCATATTACTGTAATTCTGGATGAATTGACTTAA
- the rpsC gene encoding 30S ribosomal protein S3: protein MGQKVHPIGFRLGITKTWDSRWYAEKEFPKFVVEDKKIRDFIKKQLYHAGISKIEIERAANRVRIRIHTARPGIVIGKKGVEIEKLRRELEKHIKRESLIDIVEVKRPELDAQLVAENIALQLERRVAFRRAMKRAVATSLKFGAQGIKVECSGRLGGAEMARTEWYREGRVPLHTLRADIDYGFAEAYTIYGVIGVKVWIFKGEIIERKPIST, encoded by the coding sequence TTGGGACAAAAAGTACATCCAATAGGATTTAGATTAGGTATCACAAAAACTTGGGATTCTAGATGGTATGCAGAAAAAGAATTTCCAAAGTTTGTAGTTGAAGACAAAAAAATTAGAGATTTTATTAAAAAACAACTTTATCATGCTGGTATTTCAAAAATAGAAATTGAGCGTGCAGCTAATAGGGTAAGAATAAGGATCCATACTGCTCGACCAGGAATTGTTATTGGAAAGAAAGGAGTAGAGATAGAAAAATTAAGAAGAGAATTAGAGAAACATATAAAAAGAGAAAGTTTAATAGATATTGTTGAAGTAAAAAGACCAGAACTTGACGCACAATTAGTAGCAGAAAACATTGCTTTACAACTAGAAAGACGTGTAGCATTTAGACGTGCAATGAAAAGAGCAGTAGCAACGAGTTTAAAATTCGGTGCTCAAGGTATTAAAGTGGAATGTTCTGGACGACTTGGTGGTGCAGAAATGGCTAGAACAGAGTGGTATCGTGAAGGTAGAGTACCTTTACATACATTAAGAGCAGATATAGACTATGGATTTGCTGAAGCTTATACAATTTATGGTGTGATTGGTGTAAAAGTTTGGATATTTAAGGGTGAAATAATTGAGAGAAAACCTATATCTACATAA
- the rplP gene encoding 50S ribosomal protein L16: MLAPKKVKYRKQQKGRLRGIATRGNTLAFGDFGLKALGRCWLTAQQIEAARVAITRHLKKGGKIWIRVFPDKPITRKPAETRMGSGKGSPEGWVAVIKPGRILYEIKGVPEDIAIEALRLASHKLPIPTKIVVRSALYAG; the protein is encoded by the coding sequence ATGTTAGCACCAAAAAAAGTAAAATATAGAAAGCAACAAAAAGGCAGATTAAGAGGAATAGCTACACGAGGTAATACTTTGGCATTTGGTGACTTTGGACTTAAGGCTTTAGGACGTTGTTGGTTAACTGCACAACAAATAGAAGCAGCACGTGTAGCTATTACACGTCATTTAAAAAAAGGAGGAAAAATTTGGATTAGAGTATTTCCAGATAAACCTATTACTAGAAAACCAGCAGAAACAAGAATGGGTTCAGGTAAAGGTTCACCTGAAGGTTGGGTAGCAGTCATAAAACCTGGTCGTATACTTTATGAAATAAAAGGAGTACCAGAAGATATTGCTATAGAGGCATTACGTTTGGCATCACATAAATTACCTATACCGACAAAGATTGTTGTACGGAGTGCATTGTATGCGGGCTAG
- the rpmC gene encoding 50S ribosomal protein L29 — MRASEWRKFSKEELQIKLNELREELFKLRLQHSTGQLENVKRISAVKKDIARILTILNEQER; from the coding sequence ATGCGGGCTAGTGAATGGCGTAAATTTAGTAAAGAAGAACTTCAAATAAAATTAAATGAGCTTAGGGAAGAGCTTTTTAAATTACGTCTTCAACATAGTACTGGTCAACTAGAGAATGTGAAGAGGATTTCAGCAGTAAAAAAGGATATTGCAAGGATATTAACAATTTTGAATGAACAGGAGAGATAA
- the rpsQ gene encoding 30S ribosomal protein S17 yields MGRGIKKTFEGIVVSDKMDKTVVVMVERLIKHPRTAKYIRRRKKFMAHDERNECKIGDKVQIIESRPISRHKHWRVLKILEKAK; encoded by the coding sequence ATGGGAAGAGGGATAAAGAAAACATTTGAAGGTATTGTTGTGAGTGATAAAATGGATAAAACTGTAGTGGTAATGGTAGAAAGATTAATAAAACATCCAAGAACAGCAAAATATATTCGCCGACGGAAAAAATTTATGGCTCATGATGAAAGAAATGAATGTAAAATAGGAGACAAAGTGCAAATAATTGAATCTAGACCTATTAGCAGACATAAGCATTGGAGAGTTTTAAAAATTTTAGAAAAAGCGAAATAG
- the rplN gene encoding 50S ribosomal protein L14 yields MIQVQTKLEVADNSGAKKVACIGIIGGSGKKYAEVGDTIVVSVKDALPDSKVEKGTVLRAVVVRTKKEVGRPDGTYVRFDDNAVVLINQFGDPIGTRIFGPVARELRAKNFMKIISLAPEVV; encoded by the coding sequence ATGATTCAGGTACAGACAAAACTAGAAGTAGCTGATAATTCTGGAGCAAAAAAAGTGGCTTGTATTGGTATTATTGGAGGTTCAGGGAAAAAATATGCTGAGGTTGGTGATACAATAGTTGTTTCAGTAAAAGATGCTTTACCTGATTCAAAGGTAGAAAAAGGAACAGTTTTACGAGCCGTAGTGGTTAGAACAAAAAAAGAAGTAGGACGTCCAGATGGCACATATGTGCGTTTTGATGATAATGCAGTTGTTTTAATAAATCAATTTGGAGATCCAATTGGTACACGTATATTTGGTCCTGTAGCAAGAGAATTAAGGGCAAAAAATTTTATGAAAATTATTTCTTTAGCACCTGAGGTAGTGTAA
- the rplX gene encoding 50S ribosomal protein L24 — translation MARIKLHVKKNDKVMVIAGKEKGKIGRVLRVFPKTQRVIVEKVNIVKRHTPPSPTTGQGGIIEKEAPIHVSNVMIMCDKCMNPTRVGRKILEDGRKVRYCKKCGELIDKI, via the coding sequence ATGGCACGTATAAAGTTACATGTTAAAAAGAATGATAAAGTAATGGTTATTGCAGGAAAAGAAAAGGGTAAAATTGGGCGTGTATTACGTGTTTTTCCAAAAACACAACGAGTTATTGTAGAAAAAGTAAATATTGTTAAACGCCATACTCCTCCAAGCCCTACAACAGGTCAAGGGGGGATTATTGAAAAAGAAGCTCCAATTCATGTTTCAAATGTTATGATTATGTGTGATAAATGTATGAATCCAACAAGGGTGGGTAGAAAAATTTTAGAAGATGGAAGGAAAGTAAGATATTGTAAAAAATGTGGAGAATTGATTGATAAAATTTGA
- the rplE gene encoding 50S ribosomal protein L5 — protein MKARLQEYYEKEVVPQLIKEFGYKNPMQVPKLEKIVINMGLGEATQNIKILDSAVEELALITGQRPVICRAKKSIAAFKLRAGMPIGCKVTLRRTKMYDFFDKLVHFALPRVRDFKGVSDKSFDGRGNYTLGIREQIVFPEIDYDKIDKIKGMNITFVTTAKTDEEAKALLEKLGLPFRR, from the coding sequence ATGAAGGCGAGGTTGCAGGAATATTACGAAAAGGAAGTAGTGCCGCAGTTGATCAAGGAATTTGGTTATAAAAATCCTATGCAAGTACCTAAATTGGAAAAGATTGTTATTAATATGGGTTTGGGGGAAGCAACACAAAATATAAAAATTTTAGATTCTGCTGTGGAAGAATTAGCTCTTATTACAGGACAGCGCCCTGTTATTTGCAGGGCAAAGAAATCTATTGCTGCTTTTAAATTGCGGGCAGGAATGCCTATTGGATGTAAAGTGACTTTGCGCAGAACAAAAATGTATGATTTCTTTGATAAATTGGTTCATTTTGCCCTTCCAAGAGTAAGGGATTTTAAAGGTGTTTCAGACAAATCTTTTGATGGAAGAGGTAATTATACTTTAGGTATTCGAGAACAAATTGTTTTTCCTGAAATAGATTATGATAAAATAGATAAAATTAAAGGAATGAATATTACTTTTGTTACAACAGCAAAGACTGATGAAGAAGCAAAAGCTCTTTTAGAAAAATTAGGGCTACCTTTTAGGAGATAA
- a CDS encoding type Z 30S ribosomal protein S14, with protein MARKALMIKAQKPQKFKVRKYNRCPLCGRARAFLRKFGVCRICFRNLALKGEIPGIRKASW; from the coding sequence ATGGCTAGGAAGGCACTTATGATAAAAGCACAAAAACCTCAAAAATTTAAAGTAAGAAAATATAATAGATGCCCATTATGTGGACGGGCTAGGGCTTTTTTAAGAAAATTTGGTGTGTGTCGTATATGTTTTCGTAATTTAGCTTTAAAGGGTGAAATCCCTGGAATAAGGAAAGCAAGTTGGTAA
- the rpsH gene encoding 30S ribosomal protein S8, translated as MSGITDPIADMLTRIRNATKAHKTEVEIPASKMKLNIARILKEEGFIQQYKLIKDGKQGIIKITLKYDENKKSVISGLKRVSKPGRRIYVKKDKLPYVLNGLGIAIISTSKGVMTDKEARKLGIGGEWLCSIW; from the coding sequence ATGTCTGGTATTACGGATCCCATTGCTGATATGTTAACTCGTATAAGGAATGCTACAAAGGCTCATAAAACAGAAGTAGAAATTCCAGCTTCAAAGATGAAATTAAATATTGCTCGTATTCTTAAAGAAGAAGGTTTCATTCAACAATATAAATTGATTAAGGATGGTAAACAAGGAATTATAAAAATTACTTTAAAATATGATGAAAATAAAAAAAGTGTAATTAGTGGACTTAAGCGAGTAAGTAAACCTGGAAGACGTATTTATGTTAAAAAAGATAAACTTCCTTATGTATTAAATGGATTAGGAATCGCCATTATTTCTACATCTAAAGGTGTAATGACTGATAAAGAAGCAAGAAAATTAGGTATTGGTGGTGAGTGGCTCTGTTCAATATGGTAG
- the rplF gene encoding 50S ribosomal protein L6, whose protein sequence is MSRIGKKPIVIPENVKVIINNGEIQVKGPKGELKRNIVPGIKVEKEGNVLKVMRENDTKKLKALHGLMRQLIANMVVGVTEGFKKTLVVEGLGYKADLKGKKLILSLGFSHPVEYEPPSDIKLAVDGNKIIVEGIDKEQVGQVAAIIRRFKPPEPYKGKGIRYIDEQVRRKAGKTGGK, encoded by the coding sequence ATGTCCAGAATAGGGAAAAAACCAATAGTTATTCCTGAAAATGTTAAGGTAATTATTAATAATGGAGAAATACAAGTAAAGGGGCCAAAAGGAGAGCTTAAAAGAAATATAGTGCCTGGTATTAAAGTGGAAAAAGAAGGTAATGTTTTAAAAGTAATGAGAGAAAATGATACAAAAAAACTAAAAGCACTGCATGGATTAATGAGACAGCTTATTGCTAATATGGTTGTGGGTGTAACTGAAGGTTTTAAAAAAACATTAGTAGTTGAAGGCTTAGGATACAAGGCTGATTTAAAAGGAAAAAAACTTATTTTATCTTTAGGTTTTTCTCATCCTGTAGAATATGAACCTCCATCAGATATAAAGCTTGCAGTAGATGGAAATAAAATTATTGTAGAAGGTATAGACAAAGAGCAGGTAGGACAAGTAGCAGCTATTATTCGCCGTTTTAAACCACCTGAACCATATAAAGGTAAAGGAATCCGATATATAGACGAACAAGTGCGACGGAAGGCAGGGAAGACAGGAGGAAAATAA
- the rplR gene encoding 50S ribosomal protein L18, whose product MTPKEKRLARLRRKRRIRKKIFGTSERPRLCVYRSLKHMYAQIIDDTKGITLVAASTLDPEIRDKVKELKGKIAKAEVVGKLIAKRALEKGIKKVVFDRNGFLYHGRVKAVAEGAREGGLDF is encoded by the coding sequence ATGACGCCAAAAGAAAAACGGCTTGCTAGATTGCGGCGTAAGCGACGTATACGTAAAAAGATTTTTGGCACATCAGAAAGACCTAGACTTTGTGTTTATAGAAGTTTAAAGCATATGTATGCTCAAATAATAGATGATACTAAAGGTATAACTTTAGTTGCTGCTTCTACCCTTGATCCTGAAATAAGGGATAAAGTAAAAGAATTAAAAGGAAAAATTGCAAAGGCAGAAGTTGTTGGAAAATTAATTGCAAAAAGAGCATTAGAAAAAGGGATAAAAAAAGTAGTTTTTGACCGTAATGGCTTTCTTTATCACGGACGAGTTAAGGCTGTAGCAGAAGGTGCAAGGGAAGGTGGATTAGATTTTTAA
- the rpsE gene encoding 30S ribosomal protein S5: protein MVLEEEKDVKTELIDKVVSIRRVTKVVKGGKRFKFSALVVVGDGAGMVGYGLGKAQEVPDAIRKALEKAKKSMIKVPLRGSTIPHEALAKFGAAKVVLKPASKGTGIKAGGAVRAIMEAVGVKDVLTKCIGSRNPHNVVKAVIKAFQEMKSPEEVAKRKGIKEAA from the coding sequence ATGGTTTTAGAGGAAGAAAAAGATGTTAAAACTGAATTAATAGATAAAGTTGTCAGTATTAGACGAGTAACCAAAGTTGTGAAAGGTGGAAAACGTTTTAAATTTAGTGCGTTGGTTGTAGTAGGAGATGGTGCTGGAATGGTAGGATATGGATTAGGAAAAGCACAGGAAGTGCCAGATGCAATTAGAAAGGCTTTAGAAAAGGCAAAAAAGAGTATGATAAAAGTACCACTTAGAGGTTCAACCATTCCTCATGAAGCTTTAGCTAAATTTGGAGCAGCAAAGGTAGTATTAAAACCAGCTTCAAAAGGTACAGGTATAAAGGCAGGTGGGGCTGTAAGAGCAATTATGGAAGCAGTTGGTGTAAAAGATGTGTTAACAAAGTGTATAGGTTCAAGAAATCCACATAATGTAGTTAAGGCAGTAATAAAGGCTTTTCAAGAAATGAAAAGTCCAGAAGAGGTAGCTAAAAGAAAGGGAATCAAAGAGGCTGCATGA
- the rpmD gene encoding 50S ribosomal protein L30 — protein MGTIKVKLIKSKNGWSKKQKATLKSLRLTKLNKVVELPDKPQIRGMIRKVSHLVQVIE, from the coding sequence ATGGGAACTATTAAAGTAAAGTTGATAAAAAGTAAAAATGGATGGTCTAAAAAACAAAAGGCAACCCTTAAAAGTTTACGCTTAACTAAATTAAATAAAGTAGTTGAATTACCTGATAAACCTCAAATAAGAGGGATGATTAGAAAGGTATCTCATCTTGTTCAGGTAATTGAATAG
- the rplO gene encoding 50S ribosomal protein L15: protein MSLSQLKPPQGAIKKKKRLGRGDSSGHGNTSGRGQKGQKARSGNVPPYFEGGQMPLYRRLPKRGFKNIFKEEYEIVNIRDLVKKFKENEEVTPERLLEVGLVKKKKLKVKILGDGEINFPLIIKVHKISKQAREKIEAAGGKIEVI from the coding sequence ATTTCTTTAAGTCAATTAAAGCCACCTCAGGGTGCTATAAAAAAGAAAAAAAGATTAGGGCGTGGAGATAGCTCTGGTCATGGTAATACCTCTGGTCGTGGACAAAAAGGACAAAAGGCAAGGAGTGGCAATGTACCACCATATTTTGAAGGTGGACAGATGCCACTTTATAGACGCTTACCTAAACGTGGATTCAAAAACATTTTTAAAGAAGAATATGAAATTGTAAATATCAGGGATCTTGTTAAAAAATTTAAAGAAAATGAGGAAGTTACACCTGAAAGGCTTTTAGAAGTAGGTTTGGTGAAAAAGAAAAAGTTAAAAGTAAAAATCTTAGGAGATGGTGAGATTAATTTTCCTTTAATAATAAAAGTACATAAAATAAGCAAACAGGCAAGGGAAAAAATAGAAGCTGCAGGAGGAAAGATAGAGGTAATTTAG